GGGCCAGCTCCGGCTGGCCCGTCGACTTGATAGCCCGGTCGGCCTCTTCCAGCAGGGCGAAGATCGCGGGGAAGTCTTCGGCTCGATAGCGGGTCACCTGCCGCAGCAACTTGCCGGCGACATACGGCGTGACGCCCGCCGCCCTGGCTACGGCCGCCTGGCTGCGCCCCGCCTCCCGGGCGCGCACCAGCAGGCGGAACTGGCGGGCGATCATCCCCAGGACCGGCAGCGGGTGCTCGCGCGCCAGGATGCTCTGCAGCAGCTGGGTGGCCCGCCCGACGTGCCGTTCCCCGATGGCGTCGGCGAGGGCGAACAGCCGCGGGTCGCTCTCCAGCGCCCCCACCGCCCGCACGTCCTCCTCGGTGATCTGGGCCCGGGCATCGACGTACGCCGCCAGCTTTTCCAGCTCCAGCCGCAGGGCCCGCAGCCCGGCGCCGGCGCCCGCCGCCAGCGCTTCCACGGCCCCGGGCGTGAGCCGCTTCCCCAACCGTGCGGCCTCGCTCCTGAGCCAGGCGGGGAGCTCCCGCCAGGTGAGCGGATCGCAGGCATGGATC
The DNA window shown above is from Armatimonadota bacterium and carries:
- the holA gene encoding DNA polymerase III subunit delta, with protein sequence MTGSGTPPTGRAAPSPAPGVHLFVGEEDLLVEEGVRALVDAALPPDERALNLDVLEAAETPLPDLLARLDTLPFFGALRVVVVRDLDAMPLDAQRTLADYLERGTPPVLAIFTARALDRGGRLFRALQAVGRIHACDPLTWRELPAWLRSEAARLGKRLTPGAVEALAAGAGAGLRALRLELEKLAAYVDARAQITEEDVRAVGALESDPRLFALADAIGERHVGRATQLLQSILAREHPLPVLGMIARQFRLLVRAREAGRSQAAVARAAGVTPYVAGKLLRQVTRYRAEDFPAIFALLEEADRAIKSTGQPELALETLVVQLCAGPGRRGDTGAG